From Eptesicus fuscus isolate TK198812 chromosome 13, DD_ASM_mEF_20220401, whole genome shotgun sequence, the proteins below share one genomic window:
- the FOSL1 gene encoding fos-related antigen 1, whose product MFRDFGEPGPSSGPGGAYGGPAQPPATGQQKFHLVPSINAVSGSQELQWMVQPHFLGPSSYPRPLAYPQYSYPQPRPGVIRALGPPPGVRRRPSEQISPEEEERRRVRRERNKLAAAKCRNRRKELTDFLQAETDKLEDEKSGLQREIEELQKQKERLELVLEAHRPICKIPEGAKESDTGGPGGTSSPPAPSRPVPCISLSPGPVLEPEALHTPTLMTTPSLTPFTPSLVFTYPSTPEPCASAHRRSSSSSGDPSSDPLGSPTLLAL is encoded by the exons ATGTTCCGAGACTTCGGGGAGCCCGGGCCGAGCTCCGGGCCCGGCGGTGCGTACGGGGGCCCGGCGCAGCCCCCCGCGACCGGccagcag AAGTTCCACCTGGTGCCAAGCATCAATGCTGTGAGTGGCAGCCAGGAGCTGCAGTGGATGGTTCAGCCTCACTTCCTGGGACCCAGCAGCTACCCCAGACCTCTGGCCTATCCTCAGTACAGCTACCCACAGCCCCGGCCAGGAGTCATCCGGGCCCTGGGGCCACCTCCAGGGGTGCGTCGCCGGCCCTCTGAACAG ATcagcccagaggaggaggagcgcCGTCGGGTGAGGCGCGAGCGGAACAAGCTGGCCGCGGCGAAGTGCAGGAACCGGAGGAAGGAACTGACCGATTTCCTGCAGGCG GAGACCGACAAGCTGGAGGACGAGAAATCAGGACTGCAGCGAGAGATTGAGGAGCTGCAGAAGCAGAAGGAGCGGCTGGAGCTGGTGCTCGAAGCCCACCGCCCCATCTGCAAAATCCCGGAAGGAGCCAAGGAGAGCGACACTGGTGGCCCAGGCGGTAccagcagcccaccagccccCTCCCGCCCTGTGCCCTGTATCTCCCTTTCCCCAGGGCCTGTCCTTGAACCCGAAGCACTGCACACCCCCACGCTCATGACCACACCCTCTCTGACTCCTTTCACACCCAGTCTGGTTTTCACCTATCCCAGTACTCCTGAGCCCTGTGCCTCTGCCCatcgcaggagcagcagcagcagcggggaccCATCCTCTGATCCCCTAGGCTCCCCCACCCTCTTGGCCTTATGA
- the CCDC85B gene encoding coiled-coil domain-containing protein 85B, with translation MEAEAGGLEELTDEEMAALGKEELVRRLRREEAARLAALVQRGRLMQEVNRQLQGHLGEIRELKQLNRRLQAENRELRDLCCFLDSERQRGRRAARQWQLFGTQASRAVREDLGGCWQKLAELEGRQEELLRENLALKELCLALGEEWGPRGGPGGAGGSGAGPTPELALPPCGPRDLGDGSSSTGSVGSPDQLPLACSPDD, from the coding sequence ATGGAGGCCGAGGCAGGCGGCCTGGAGGAGCTGACCGACGAGGAGATGGCGGCTCTGGGCAAGGAGGAGCTGGTGCGGCGCCTGCGGCGGGAGGAGGCGGCGCGCTTGGCGGCTCTGGTGCAGCGCGGCCGCCTCATGCAGGAGGTGAATCGACAGCTGCAGGGTCACCTAGGCGAGATCCGCGAGCTCAAGCAGCTCAACCGGCGCCTACAGGCCGAGAACCGCGAGCTGCGCGACCTCTGCTGCTTTCTGGACTCGGAGCGCCAGCGCGGGCGGCGCGCCGCGCGCCAGTGGCAGCTCTTCGGGACCCAAGCATCCCGGGCTGTGCGCGAGGACCTGGGCGGTTGTTGGCAGAAGCTGGCCGAGCTTGAGGGCCGCCAGGAAGAGCTACTGCGGGAGAATCTAGCGCTTAAAGAGCTCTGCCTGGCGCTGGGCGAGGAGTGGGGCCCCCGCGGCGGCCCTGGGGGCGCGGGGGGCTCAGGCGCTGGTCCGACACCGGAGCTCGCCTTGCCCCCCTGCGGACCCCGGGACCTGGGCGATGGAAGCTCCAGCACCGGCAGCGTGGGCAGCCCTGATCAGTTGCCCCTGGCTTGCTCCCCAGATGACTGA
- the FIBP gene encoding acidic fibroblast growth factor intracellular-binding protein isoform X3, with product MTNELDIFVGNTTLIDEDVYRLWLDGYSVNDAVALRVHSGILEQTGATAAVLQSDTMDHYRTFHMLERLLHAPPKLLHQLIFQIPPSRQALLIERYYAFDEAFVREVLGKKLSKGTKKDLDDISTKTGISLKSCRRQFDNFKRVFKVVEEMRGSLVDNIQQHFLLSDRLARDYAAIVFFANNRFETGKKKLQYLSFGDFAFCAELMIQNWTLGAVGEAPTDPDSQVDDMDVDLDKEFLQDLKELKVLVADKDLLDLHKSLVCTTLRGKLGVFSEMEANFKAPGPLGPLHGHPPWLPPAPLS from the exons ATGACCAACGAGCTGGACATCTTCGTAGGGAACACGACCCTCATCGACGAGGACGTGTATCGCCTCTGGCTGGATGGTTACTCGG TGAACGATGCGGTGGCCCTGAGGGTGCACTCAGGAATCCTGGAGCAGACGGGCGCCACGGCAGCAGTACTGCAGAGTGACACCATGGATCACTATCGAACTTTCCACATGCTGGAGCGCCTGCTGCATGCACCGCCCAAGCTGCTGCACCAGCTCATCTTCCAGATCCCGCCCTCCCGACAGGCGCTGCTCATTGAGAG GTACTATGCCTTTGATGAGGCCTTTGTGCGCGAGGTCCTGGGCAAGAAGCTGTCCAAGGGCACCAAGAAAGACCTGGATGACATCAGCACCAAAACTGGCATTTCCCTTAAAAGCTGCCGAAGACAG TTCGACAACTTTAAGCGAGTCTTCAAGGTGGTGGAGGAAATGCGGGGCTCCCTGGTCGATAACATCCAGCAGCACTTCCTTCTCTCTGATCGGTTGGCCAG AGACTATGCAGCCATCGTCTTTTTTGCCAACAACCGCTTTGAGACGGGGAAGAAAAAACTGCAGTATCTGAGCTTTGGCGACTTTGCCTTCTGTGCTGAGCTCATGATCCAGAACTGGACCCTTGGAGCCGTCGGTGAGGCCCCCACTGACCCAG ACTCCCAGGTGGATGACATGGATGTGGACTTAGACAAAGAGTTTCTCCAGGACTTGAAGGAGCTCAAAGTGCTGGTGGCTGACAAGGACCTTCTGGATCTGCATAAGAG CCTGGTGTGCACCACCCTCCGGGGAAAGCTCGGTGTCTTCTCTGAGATGGAAGCCAACTTCAAG GCACCAGGGCCTCTGGGACCGCTACATGGGCACCCtccgtggctgcctcctgcgcctcTATCATGA
- the FIBP gene encoding acidic fibroblast growth factor intracellular-binding protein isoform X1 produces MTNELDIFVGNTTLIDEDVYRLWLDGYSVNDAVALRVHSGILEQTGATAAVLQSDTMDHYRTFHMLERLLHAPPKLLHQLIFQIPPSRQALLIERYYAFDEAFVREVLGKKLSKGTKKDLDDISTKTGISLKSCRRQFDNFKRVFKVVEEMRGSLVDNIQQHFLLSDRLARDYAAIVFFANNRFETGKKKLQYLSFGDFAFCAELMIQNWTLGAVGEAPTDPDSQVDDMDVDLDKEFLQDLKELKVLVADKDLLDLHKSLVCTTLRGKLGVFSEMEANFKNLSRGLVNVAAKLTHNKDVRDLFVDLVEKFVEPCRSDHWPLNDVRLFLNQYSASVHSLDGFRHQGLWDRYMGTLRGCLLRLYHD; encoded by the exons ATGACCAACGAGCTGGACATCTTCGTAGGGAACACGACCCTCATCGACGAGGACGTGTATCGCCTCTGGCTGGATGGTTACTCGG TGAACGATGCGGTGGCCCTGAGGGTGCACTCAGGAATCCTGGAGCAGACGGGCGCCACGGCAGCAGTACTGCAGAGTGACACCATGGATCACTATCGAACTTTCCACATGCTGGAGCGCCTGCTGCATGCACCGCCCAAGCTGCTGCACCAGCTCATCTTCCAGATCCCGCCCTCCCGACAGGCGCTGCTCATTGAGAG GTACTATGCCTTTGATGAGGCCTTTGTGCGCGAGGTCCTGGGCAAGAAGCTGTCCAAGGGCACCAAGAAAGACCTGGATGACATCAGCACCAAAACTGGCATTTCCCTTAAAAGCTGCCGAAGACAG TTCGACAACTTTAAGCGAGTCTTCAAGGTGGTGGAGGAAATGCGGGGCTCCCTGGTCGATAACATCCAGCAGCACTTCCTTCTCTCTGATCGGTTGGCCAG AGACTATGCAGCCATCGTCTTTTTTGCCAACAACCGCTTTGAGACGGGGAAGAAAAAACTGCAGTATCTGAGCTTTGGCGACTTTGCCTTCTGTGCTGAGCTCATGATCCAGAACTGGACCCTTGGAGCCGTCGGTGAGGCCCCCACTGACCCAG ACTCCCAGGTGGATGACATGGATGTGGACTTAGACAAAGAGTTTCTCCAGGACTTGAAGGAGCTCAAAGTGCTGGTGGCTGACAAGGACCTTCTGGATCTGCATAAGAG CCTGGTGTGCACCACCCTCCGGGGAAAGCTCGGTGTCTTCTCTGAGATGGAAGCCAACTTCAAG AACCTATCCCGGGGGCTGGTGAATGTGGCTGCCAAGCTGACCCACAATAAGGACGTCAGAGATCTGTTTGTGGacctggtggagaag TTTGTGGAGCCCTGCCGCTCCGACCACTGGCCGTTGAATGATGTGCGGCTGTTCTTGAACCAGTATTCCGCATCGGTCCACTCCCTGGATGGCTTCCG GCACCAGGGCCTCTGGGACCGCTACATGGGCACCCtccgtggctgcctcctgcgcctcTATCATGACTAA
- the FIBP gene encoding acidic fibroblast growth factor intracellular-binding protein isoform X2 gives MTNELDIFVGNTTLIDEDVYRLWLDGYSVNDAVALRVHSGILEQTGATAAVLQSDTMDHYRTFHMLERLLHAPPKLLHQLIFQIPPSRQALLIERYYAFDEAFVREVLGKKLSKGTKKDLDDISTKTGISLKSCRRQFDNFKRVFKVVEEMRGSLVDNIQQHFLLSDRLARDYAAIVFFANNRFETGKKKLQYLSFGDFAFCAELMIQNWTLGAVDSQVDDMDVDLDKEFLQDLKELKVLVADKDLLDLHKSLVCTTLRGKLGVFSEMEANFKNLSRGLVNVAAKLTHNKDVRDLFVDLVEKFVEPCRSDHWPLNDVRLFLNQYSASVHSLDGFRHQGLWDRYMGTLRGCLLRLYHD, from the exons ATGACCAACGAGCTGGACATCTTCGTAGGGAACACGACCCTCATCGACGAGGACGTGTATCGCCTCTGGCTGGATGGTTACTCGG TGAACGATGCGGTGGCCCTGAGGGTGCACTCAGGAATCCTGGAGCAGACGGGCGCCACGGCAGCAGTACTGCAGAGTGACACCATGGATCACTATCGAACTTTCCACATGCTGGAGCGCCTGCTGCATGCACCGCCCAAGCTGCTGCACCAGCTCATCTTCCAGATCCCGCCCTCCCGACAGGCGCTGCTCATTGAGAG GTACTATGCCTTTGATGAGGCCTTTGTGCGCGAGGTCCTGGGCAAGAAGCTGTCCAAGGGCACCAAGAAAGACCTGGATGACATCAGCACCAAAACTGGCATTTCCCTTAAAAGCTGCCGAAGACAG TTCGACAACTTTAAGCGAGTCTTCAAGGTGGTGGAGGAAATGCGGGGCTCCCTGGTCGATAACATCCAGCAGCACTTCCTTCTCTCTGATCGGTTGGCCAG AGACTATGCAGCCATCGTCTTTTTTGCCAACAACCGCTTTGAGACGGGGAAGAAAAAACTGCAGTATCTGAGCTTTGGCGACTTTGCCTTCTGTGCTGAGCTCATGATCCAGAACTGGACCCTTGGAGCCGTCG ACTCCCAGGTGGATGACATGGATGTGGACTTAGACAAAGAGTTTCTCCAGGACTTGAAGGAGCTCAAAGTGCTGGTGGCTGACAAGGACCTTCTGGATCTGCATAAGAG CCTGGTGTGCACCACCCTCCGGGGAAAGCTCGGTGTCTTCTCTGAGATGGAAGCCAACTTCAAG AACCTATCCCGGGGGCTGGTGAATGTGGCTGCCAAGCTGACCCACAATAAGGACGTCAGAGATCTGTTTGTGGacctggtggagaag TTTGTGGAGCCCTGCCGCTCCGACCACTGGCCGTTGAATGATGTGCGGCTGTTCTTGAACCAGTATTCCGCATCGGTCCACTCCCTGGATGGCTTCCG GCACCAGGGCCTCTGGGACCGCTACATGGGCACCCtccgtggctgcctcctgcgcctcTATCATGACTAA
- the CTSW gene encoding cathepsin W produces the protein MALTVHLSCLLVLLVEGLAQGIKDSFRVQNSGLGPLELKEVFTLFQIQYNRSYSNPAEHARRLEIFAQNLAQAQRLQEEDLGTAKFGVTAFSDLTEEEFDQLYGNQRAAGRAPNVDRKVGSDEWEESVPSTCDWRKANGVISSVKDQHTCSCCWAMAAAGNIEAQWGIKTRQPVEVSVQELLDCGRCGDGCRGGFVWDAYITVLNNSGLASEKDYPFQGAVRTKCQAKKHKKVAWIQDFIMLSDNEQRIARYLATEGPITVTINKKLLQIYQNGVIKATPTTCDPKYVDHVVLLVGFGKTKSVEGRQANVSWHSHRHSIPYWILKNSWGPKWGEKGYFRLHRGSNACGITKFPITARVDQPSTKKPHVVCPP, from the exons ATGGCACTAACCGTccatctctcctgcctcctggtccTGTTGGTGGAAGGTCTAGCCCAAGGCATCAAGGACTCCTTCAGAGTCCAG AACTCAGGTCTGGGGCCGCTGGAGCTGAAAGAGGTCTTCACTTTGTTCCAGATCCAGTATAACCGAAGTTACTCGAACCCAGCAG AGCATGCTCGCCGCTTGGAGATCTTTGCCCAAAACCTGGCCCAGGCTCAGCGGCTGCAGGAGGAGGACTTGGGCACAGCCAAGTTTGGGGTGACTGCATTCAGTGACCTTACAG AGGAGGAGTTTGACCAGCTGTATGGGAATCAGAGGGCAGCTGGAAGGGCCCCGAATGTGGACAGAAAGGTAGGATCTGATGAGTGGGAGGAGTCAGTGCCCTCCACCTGTGACTGGCGGAAGGCGAACGGTGTCATCTCATCTGTCAAGGACCAG CACACCTGCTCATGCTGCTGGGCCATGGCGGCCGCGGGCAACATCGAAGCCCAGTGGGGCATTAAAACCAGACAGCCTGTGGAAGTCTCTGTGCAGG AACTACTCGACTGTGGCCGCTGTGGGGATGGCTGCAGGGGCGGCTTCGTCTGGGACGCGTACATAACTGTCCTCAACAACA GTGGCCTGGCTAGCGAAAAGGACTACCCATTCCAGGGGGCGGTCAGAACCAAGTGCCAGGCTAAGAAGCACAAAAAGGTGGCCTGGATCCAGGACTTCATCATGCTGTCGGACAACGAGCAGA GAATTGCCCGGTACCTGGCCACTGAGGGCCCCATCACGGTGACCATCAACAAGAAGCTACtgcag aTATACCAGAACGGTGTGATCAAGGCCACACCAACCACCTGTGACCCTAAATATGTGGACCATGTTGTCCTGCTGGTGGGTTTTGGTAAGACCAAGTCagtggaggggaggcaggcaaACGTCTCATGGCATTCTCATCGTCACTCCATCCCATACTGGATCCTGAAGAACTCCTGGGGGCCCAAATGGGGTGAAAAG GGTTATTTCCGGCTGCACCGAGGGAGCAATGCCTGTGGTATCACCAAGTTCCCGATTACTGCCCGAGTAGATCAACCATCTACTAAGAAGCCGCATGTGGTCTGCCCTCCCTGA